A section of the Kribbella sp. HUAS MG21 genome encodes:
- a CDS encoding methyltransferase domain-containing protein has product MRSALVLVRVVAGLEWLAAEEVAAAGHRVVEVSKRLVVVEPSSDAIVERPPRVADDLFVVSGAAVDPGRTKAGLVAAVGAAELACEREAAFAVSASFVGVRNFNRFDIEDLVGERIARLTGARYHSRRGGAVPPEERVEWRVVLDGKTFWIARRPYGVPLHRRAWRTRTVPGSLHPPVAAAMARLAGLAPGQDVLDPFCGAGTLLLEAQLLEPRARYVGLDRDPAALAAARDNAAARANAPSGGLTWVRADTRRLTGAADRIVTNPPWNRRVRIGDIAPYLRAWRRVLDGRLVALLTPEQAAALGRGWRIEARYDVAVAGRHPVIVVAEVSPG; this is encoded by the coding sequence ATGCGTTCTGCGCTGGTACTGGTGCGGGTGGTTGCGGGTCTGGAGTGGTTGGCGGCCGAGGAGGTGGCCGCGGCGGGCCATCGGGTCGTCGAGGTGTCCAAGCGACTGGTGGTGGTCGAGCCGTCGTCGGACGCGATCGTGGAGCGGCCGCCGCGCGTGGCTGACGACCTGTTCGTCGTGAGCGGCGCGGCGGTGGATCCGGGGCGGACGAAGGCCGGGCTGGTTGCCGCGGTAGGTGCTGCGGAGCTGGCTTGCGAGCGGGAGGCCGCGTTCGCGGTGAGTGCGTCGTTCGTGGGGGTGCGGAACTTCAACCGGTTCGACATCGAGGATCTGGTGGGGGAGCGGATCGCGCGGCTCACCGGTGCGCGGTACCACTCGCGGCGCGGCGGGGCCGTGCCGCCGGAGGAGCGGGTCGAATGGCGGGTCGTACTGGACGGCAAGACGTTCTGGATCGCCCGCCGGCCGTACGGCGTACCGCTGCATCGGCGCGCGTGGCGCACCCGGACCGTGCCGGGCAGCCTGCATCCGCCGGTGGCCGCCGCGATGGCACGGCTCGCCGGGCTGGCGCCCGGGCAGGACGTGCTCGATCCGTTCTGCGGCGCCGGCACGCTGCTCCTGGAGGCTCAGCTGCTCGAGCCCCGCGCCAGGTACGTCGGGCTGGACCGAGATCCAGCCGCCCTCGCCGCGGCCCGAGACAATGCCGCGGCCCGAGCCAACGCGCCAAGCGGCGGACTGACCTGGGTGCGGGCGGATACACGACGGCTCACAGGGGCGGCCGATCGGATCGTCACCAACCCGCCCTGGAACCGGCGCGTGCGGATCGGCGACATCGCGCCGTACCTGCGGGCCTGGCGGCGGGTGCTCGACGGGCGGCTGGTCGCGCTCCTCACGCCGGAACAGGCGGCCGCGCTCGGGCGCGGGTGGCGGATCGAGGCGCGGTACGACGTCGCGGTCGCCGGCCGGCACCCGGTGATCGTCGTCGCCGAGGTTTCGCCGGGTTGA
- a CDS encoding Ig-like domain-containing protein, translating into MTETQPGEAPATGWSRRGFVGTTAAAIGVASLGITPTASAMSAAGTTAADDRLPAFPGAEGAGKWAKGGRGGSVYEVTTLADSGPGSLRDAVSGSDRTVVFRVSGTIHLETGLMISGNNLTIAGQTAPGGGICVAGQGTGIKGGAHDIVIRYLRFRLGDLNAVAGDSFETNVPGSVSPEIRNLIIDHCSFSWAVDECLSPYGNYDVTVQWCIVSEGLALSTHPKNRHGYGGIWGGERNTYHHNLIAHQGGRQPRFGYTEGINLEVDHYNNVVYDHGYTSVYGGEWANGINIMNNFYKPGPTTLPEVAPVVVSANRGGQWHVSGNQVEGHPDVTAHNRRGIRYPIGGIVELAAPQPIPGRGEVQAAAKAYDAVLAGAGAILPKRDAADARLVDEVRNGTGRLINSQKEVGGYPELVQGEAPVDSDHDGIPDWWEQANGLDPNDPSDAQKIAPNGYTYLENYLNSLVPDPVGNPTVRITSPAQNQTVAGRTAPTVTITADAAAAKGGALAKVEFFVGDQVIGSASQAPYQVQWKNVADGSYWLTARATDKNGTATQSTAVQLHVNRQTGTGNWTSASIGKPPVPGSGNLENGVLTIKGSGRIYARTSNFHYVYQKLSVGGAGAVSRITARLDKLSKIANGLTAGLMIRDSLDPAAPFMYGGIGFGVAGGYGTVNDNASAAPTATDDGGMKAQAIRIQTHGSVPSVGPWPWDDSYLDPTKVYWLRLLRRERPQAREVEFEAFISRDQVKWDRFGYEKLVMPSRTFYIGFAIDGGRVDNALIDYGTAQFSNITLEQQ; encoded by the coding sequence ATGACCGAAACTCAACCTGGCGAAGCGCCGGCGACCGGATGGTCCCGGCGCGGATTCGTCGGGACCACCGCCGCCGCGATCGGCGTCGCGTCGCTCGGCATCACGCCGACCGCGAGCGCAATGTCCGCTGCCGGCACGACCGCGGCCGACGACCGGCTGCCTGCCTTCCCGGGCGCCGAGGGCGCCGGCAAGTGGGCGAAGGGCGGCCGCGGCGGCTCCGTGTACGAGGTGACCACGCTGGCCGATTCCGGACCCGGGTCGCTGCGGGACGCGGTCTCCGGCTCGGACCGGACCGTCGTGTTCCGGGTCTCCGGGACGATCCACCTCGAGACCGGGCTGATGATCTCCGGCAACAACCTGACGATCGCCGGACAGACCGCGCCTGGTGGCGGGATCTGCGTGGCCGGCCAGGGCACGGGGATCAAGGGTGGCGCCCACGACATCGTGATCCGCTACCTGCGGTTCCGGCTCGGCGACCTGAACGCGGTCGCGGGCGACTCCTTCGAGACCAACGTGCCGGGCTCCGTCAGCCCCGAGATCCGCAACCTGATCATCGACCACTGCTCGTTCAGCTGGGCGGTCGACGAGTGCCTGTCGCCGTACGGCAACTACGACGTCACCGTCCAGTGGTGCATCGTCTCCGAGGGCCTGGCGCTGTCCACGCACCCGAAGAACCGGCACGGGTACGGCGGCATCTGGGGCGGCGAGCGGAACACGTACCACCACAACCTGATCGCCCACCAGGGCGGCCGGCAGCCGCGCTTCGGCTACACCGAGGGCATCAACCTCGAGGTCGACCACTACAACAACGTGGTCTACGACCACGGTTACACCTCGGTGTACGGCGGCGAGTGGGCCAACGGCATCAACATCATGAACAACTTCTACAAGCCGGGGCCGACCACGCTCCCCGAGGTCGCACCGGTCGTGGTGAGCGCGAACCGCGGCGGCCAGTGGCACGTGTCGGGCAACCAGGTCGAGGGTCACCCCGACGTCACCGCGCACAACCGGCGCGGCATCCGGTACCCGATCGGCGGCATCGTCGAACTGGCCGCGCCGCAGCCGATCCCGGGCCGCGGCGAGGTGCAGGCGGCCGCGAAGGCGTACGACGCGGTGCTCGCCGGCGCCGGCGCGATCCTGCCGAAGCGCGACGCGGCCGACGCCCGGCTGGTCGACGAGGTCCGCAACGGCACCGGCCGGCTGATCAACTCGCAGAAGGAGGTCGGCGGCTACCCGGAGCTGGTGCAGGGCGAGGCGCCGGTGGACTCCGACCACGACGGCATCCCGGACTGGTGGGAGCAGGCGAACGGCCTCGACCCGAACGACCCGTCCGACGCGCAGAAGATCGCGCCGAACGGCTACACCTACCTGGAGAACTACCTGAACTCGCTGGTCCCGGACCCGGTCGGCAACCCGACCGTGCGGATCACCAGCCCGGCGCAGAACCAGACGGTCGCCGGCCGGACGGCGCCGACCGTGACGATCACCGCCGACGCCGCCGCGGCGAAGGGCGGCGCGCTGGCCAAGGTCGAGTTCTTCGTCGGCGACCAGGTGATCGGCAGTGCGAGCCAGGCGCCGTACCAGGTCCAGTGGAAGAACGTTGCCGACGGCTCCTACTGGCTGACCGCCCGGGCCACCGACAAGAACGGTACGGCGACCCAGTCGACGGCGGTCCAGCTGCACGTCAACCGGCAGACCGGAACCGGCAACTGGACGTCGGCGTCGATCGGCAAGCCGCCGGTGCCGGGCTCCGGCAACCTGGAGAACGGCGTCCTGACGATCAAGGGCTCGGGCCGGATCTACGCCCGGACCAGCAACTTCCACTACGTCTACCAGAAGCTCTCGGTGGGCGGCGCCGGCGCGGTCTCGCGGATCACCGCGCGGCTGGACAAGCTGAGCAAGATCGCCAACGGCTTGACCGCGGGCCTGATGATCCGCGACTCCCTGGACCCGGCCGCGCCGTTCATGTACGGCGGGATCGGCTTCGGCGTCGCCGGCGGCTACGGCACGGTCAACGACAACGCGAGCGCCGCCCCGACGGCCACCGACGACGGCGGCATGAAAGCGCAGGCGATCCGCATCCAGACCCACGGATCGGTGCCGAGTGTCGGCCCGTGGCCGTGGGACGACAGCTACCTGGATCCCACGAAGGTGTACTGGCTGCGGCTGCTGCGGCGCGAACGCCCGCAGGCCCGCGAAGTCGAGTTCGAGGCCTTCATCTCCAGGGATCAGGTCAAGTGGGACCGCTTCGGCTACGAGAAGCTCGTGATGCCGAGCCGGACCTTCTACATCGGTTTCGCGATCGACGGCGGCAGGGTCGACAACGCCTTGATCGACTACGGGACCGCGCAGTTCAGCAACATCACGCTCGAGCAGCAGTGA
- a CDS encoding DUF6351 family protein has translation MIRSGPVRLIAALLASALVIPAVPALASREVKLEVLSSRADLVTGGDALVHVAVPDADDQVRITLNGDDVSAAFTPNGTGLTGLVRGLRLGPNTLRAEADGQRTTLELRNHPRQGPVFSGPHEQPFVCETAKFTIPVIGGTLGAPLDRDCTVAPRVDYFYRTTAGKFAPWPRGATSYPADLATTGSGDPFVVRMETGSANRAVVQSTMLHDPLREPAPTPTRRSTTWNGKAIFTLGGGCAGGWYRSGSTTGGVTDAVLLSRGYALLSSSLNVFGQNCNDLTAAESAMTTKELFVEHYGRPDFTIGFGCSGGSYQAHQITDNYPGIFDGIVVGCSFPEVGFGTVSFISDAWLLNSYFDRSGLAWTQEQKRQVSGFQTYATLPAMAVSANRIDPRQNCAIVPPDLRYDPVTNPGGARCDVFDHTVNAYGADPATGFARRPLDNVGIQYGLKVLRSGGITPAQFLDLNQRVGGFDPDANLVPARTVADPQAVRAAYRTGRLTNGGGGLKDVPIIDYRAYADTNPNGDIHVRYHTFSLRARLQKANGTAANHVSLLEDSTYGGFSTASPLLRHAVDAMDRWLTQLTADSTSRPRIEKIVAARPAGLVEGCRVPGSTEFVAQPLDRDPASRCERLFPSASFPREVAGAGVAADVIKCKLRTPERSEYPGFTDAQWEKLQAIFPEGVCDWSKPGVGQEPLAGTWISFPS, from the coding sequence GTGATTCGTTCCGGACCGGTTCGTCTGATCGCCGCGCTGCTCGCCAGTGCGCTCGTGATCCCCGCGGTCCCGGCGCTCGCGTCGCGTGAGGTGAAACTCGAGGTCCTGTCGAGCCGGGCCGACCTGGTGACCGGAGGCGACGCGCTGGTGCACGTCGCGGTACCGGATGCGGACGACCAGGTGCGGATCACGCTGAACGGCGACGACGTCTCGGCGGCGTTCACACCCAACGGGACCGGGCTGACCGGGCTGGTGCGGGGCCTGCGGCTCGGGCCGAACACGCTCCGCGCGGAGGCGGACGGACAGCGTACGACGCTGGAACTGCGGAACCACCCGCGCCAGGGGCCGGTGTTCTCCGGTCCGCACGAGCAGCCGTTCGTCTGCGAGACGGCGAAGTTCACGATCCCGGTGATCGGCGGCACGCTCGGCGCGCCGCTCGACCGGGACTGCACGGTCGCGCCGCGCGTCGACTACTTCTACCGGACGACGGCCGGCAAGTTCGCGCCCTGGCCCCGCGGCGCGACGTCGTACCCGGCCGACCTGGCGACGACGGGCTCTGGTGACCCGTTCGTCGTCCGGATGGAGACCGGGAGCGCGAACCGGGCCGTCGTCCAGTCGACCATGTTGCACGACCCGCTGCGCGAGCCCGCGCCGACGCCGACGCGCCGCTCGACGACCTGGAACGGGAAGGCCATCTTCACCCTCGGCGGCGGGTGCGCCGGCGGCTGGTACCGGTCCGGCTCGACGACCGGCGGCGTGACGGACGCGGTTCTGCTCAGCCGCGGGTACGCGCTGTTGTCCTCGTCGCTGAACGTCTTCGGGCAGAACTGCAACGACCTGACCGCGGCCGAGTCCGCGATGACGACCAAGGAGTTGTTCGTCGAGCACTACGGCCGGCCGGACTTCACGATCGGGTTCGGCTGCTCGGGTGGCTCGTACCAGGCGCACCAGATCACCGACAACTACCCGGGCATCTTCGACGGTATCGTCGTCGGCTGCTCGTTCCCGGAGGTCGGGTTCGGCACCGTGTCGTTCATCAGCGACGCCTGGCTGCTGAACTCGTACTTCGACCGGTCGGGTCTCGCGTGGACGCAGGAGCAGAAGCGGCAGGTGTCCGGGTTCCAGACGTACGCGACGCTGCCGGCCATGGCGGTCAGCGCGAACCGGATCGACCCACGGCAGAACTGCGCGATCGTCCCGCCGGACCTGCGCTACGACCCGGTGACGAACCCCGGCGGCGCCCGGTGCGACGTGTTCGACCACACGGTCAACGCGTACGGCGCGGACCCGGCGACCGGGTTCGCGCGCCGGCCGCTGGACAACGTCGGGATCCAGTACGGGCTGAAGGTCCTGCGGTCCGGCGGCATCACGCCCGCGCAGTTCCTCGACCTGAACCAGCGGGTCGGCGGCTTCGACCCGGACGCGAACCTGGTGCCGGCCCGGACCGTCGCGGATCCGCAGGCCGTACGGGCGGCGTACCGGACCGGGCGGCTGACCAACGGCGGCGGTGGGCTGAAGGACGTGCCGATCATCGACTACCGCGCGTACGCCGACACCAATCCGAACGGCGACATCCACGTCCGGTACCACACGTTCTCGCTGCGCGCCCGGCTGCAGAAGGCGAACGGTACGGCGGCCAACCACGTGAGCCTGCTCGAGGACTCGACGTACGGCGGGTTCAGCACCGCGAGCCCGCTGCTGCGGCACGCGGTCGACGCGATGGATCGTTGGCTGACCCAACTGACAGCGGACAGCACGTCGCGGCCGCGGATCGAGAAGATCGTGGCGGCGCGACCGGCCGGACTCGTCGAGGGGTGCCGGGTACCGGGGTCGACCGAGTTCGTGGCGCAGCCCTTGGACCGGGATCCGGCGTCGCGCTGCGAGCGGTTGTTCCCGTCGGCGTCGTTCCCGCGCGAGGTGGCCGGTGCGGGGGTGGCGGCGGACGTGATCAAGTGCAAGCTGCGGACGCCGGAGCGGTCGGAGTACCCGGGCTTCACCGATGCCCAATGGGAGAAGCTGCAGGCGATCTTCCCCGAGGGCGTGTGCGACTGGTCGAAGCCGGGCGTCGGTCAGGAGCCGTTGGCCGGGACGTGGATCAGCTTCCCAAGCTGA
- a CDS encoding beta-L-arabinofuranosidase domain-containing protein codes for MPLRPLPLGSTLLTGGFWLERQRINRETTIPAAAERLEEVGTLENFRRAARGASGGFAGKLFADTDVYKWLEAVAWEQAREPSPQLAEWQAAGNALVAAAQEPDGYLNTHTRLALDGQRYGDLEKGHELYCAGHLLQAAVAQARATGDRTLLDIACRFADHLCKTFGPGRLEGVDGHPLIEMALVELYRETGTAAYLELASYFVEARGHGTLAVPGHHGPAYFQDHMPVREVRTIAGHAVRALYLAAGATDVAVETGDAELLDALRATWQTMVESQTYLTGGVGSRWYGEAFGDPFELPPDAAYCETCAAIASVQWSWRLLLATGERKYADLIERTLYNAVISGVSLGGDRFFYVNTLKVRNNAFADDQRSAVGGRQPWFGTACCPPNVMRTLSSLDQLIATADDDGVQVHLYAPASVRAGSIGFDIETDYPWHGTIRVRITASPGTPWTLGLRIPAWAESHRLTVNGHEGPLRRVWSVGDEVVLELPVAARRTTPDERIDSVRGCVAIERGPLVYCFEQQDAAVVLDSTAVVAGELIEREQPELLGGVTTVEVPAREGSLTAIPYYAWANREVGPMTVWIREDA; via the coding sequence ATGCCCTTGCGCCCACTCCCCCTCGGCAGCACGTTACTCACCGGCGGCTTCTGGCTGGAACGTCAGCGGATCAACCGCGAGACGACCATCCCGGCGGCCGCGGAGCGCCTCGAGGAGGTCGGCACGCTGGAGAACTTCCGGCGCGCCGCCCGCGGCGCCTCCGGCGGCTTCGCCGGGAAGCTGTTCGCCGACACCGACGTCTACAAATGGCTCGAGGCGGTCGCCTGGGAGCAGGCCCGCGAGCCGTCGCCGCAACTGGCCGAGTGGCAGGCCGCCGGGAACGCGCTGGTCGCCGCCGCGCAGGAGCCCGACGGGTACCTCAACACCCATACGCGGCTCGCGCTGGACGGGCAGCGGTACGGCGACCTGGAGAAGGGCCACGAACTGTACTGCGCGGGGCACCTGTTGCAGGCCGCCGTGGCGCAGGCGCGCGCGACCGGGGACCGCACGTTGCTCGACATCGCGTGCCGGTTCGCCGATCACTTGTGCAAGACGTTCGGTCCGGGCCGGCTCGAAGGTGTCGACGGGCATCCGCTGATCGAGATGGCGCTCGTCGAGCTGTACCGCGAGACCGGTACGGCGGCGTACCTGGAGCTGGCGTCGTACTTCGTGGAGGCTCGCGGCCACGGGACGCTCGCGGTTCCGGGGCACCACGGGCCGGCGTACTTCCAGGACCATATGCCGGTGCGCGAGGTGCGCACGATCGCTGGCCACGCGGTACGCGCGCTCTACCTCGCCGCCGGGGCGACCGACGTCGCGGTGGAGACGGGCGACGCCGAGCTGCTCGACGCGCTGCGGGCGACCTGGCAGACGATGGTCGAGAGCCAGACGTACCTGACCGGCGGCGTCGGCTCGCGCTGGTACGGCGAGGCGTTCGGCGACCCGTTCGAGCTGCCGCCGGACGCGGCGTACTGCGAGACCTGCGCGGCGATCGCGAGCGTGCAGTGGAGTTGGCGGCTGCTGCTCGCGACGGGTGAGAGGAAGTACGCCGACCTGATCGAGCGGACGCTCTACAACGCGGTGATCTCCGGCGTCTCGCTCGGCGGCGACCGGTTCTTCTACGTGAACACGCTGAAGGTGCGGAACAACGCCTTCGCCGACGACCAGCGCTCCGCGGTCGGCGGCCGGCAGCCGTGGTTCGGGACCGCGTGCTGCCCGCCGAACGTGATGCGGACCCTGTCGTCGCTCGATCAGCTGATCGCGACGGCCGACGACGACGGAGTGCAGGTGCACTTGTATGCGCCGGCTTCGGTGCGGGCGGGCTCGATCGGGTTCGACATCGAGACCGACTATCCGTGGCACGGGACGATCCGGGTGCGGATCACGGCCAGCCCGGGCACGCCCTGGACGCTCGGGCTGCGGATCCCCGCCTGGGCCGAGAGCCACCGGCTGACCGTCAACGGGCACGAGGGACCGCTCCGGCGGGTGTGGTCGGTGGGCGACGAGGTCGTCCTCGAGCTGCCGGTCGCGGCGCGCCGGACGACACCTGACGAGCGGATCGACTCGGTGCGCGGCTGCGTCGCGATCGAGCGCGGCCCGCTCGTGTACTGCTTCGAGCAGCAGGACGCGGCCGTCGTCCTCGACTCGACGGCGGTGGTGGCGGGTGAGCTGATCGAGCGGGAACAGCCTGAGCTGCTCGGCGGTGTGACGACCGTCGAGGTGCCGGCGCGCGAGGGCTCGCTGACCGCGATCCCGTACTACGCCTGGGCGAACCGCGAGGTCGGCCCGATGACCGTGTGGATCCGGGAGGACGCGTGA
- a CDS encoding glycoside hydrolase family 2 TIM barrel-domain containing protein — MNYWEDPGPGYGVLPPRSAVRSDAPRLSLNGQWRFKLSPSVGPTGFEAVDFDDSDWGWLPVPSSWPLHGHGSPAYTNQKYPFPVDPPYVPDENPTGDHRLVFELPEAWSGPTVLRFDGVDSCARVWLNGVELGVTRGSRLPAEFAVGDVLRPGRNVLAVRVHQWSSGSYLEDQDMWWLPGIFRDVTLISRPAFGTDVFVHADYADGAGVLRVESAPGAIVRIPELDVEAPCGETVTIPGVEPWSAEVPRLYDAVVELPGETVSLRIGFRTVEIVDGVLRVNGRRIVFRGVNRHEHDPVFGRAVPLERMREELLVMKRHNINAIRTSHYPPDSRLLELCDELGFWVMDECDYETHGFFLLDWRGNPADDPRFLEASLDRMRRTVERDKNHPCVVMWSLGNEAGVGSNLTAMAAWARDRDPSRPVHYEGDLTCADVDVYSRMYASHAEVEAIGKRAEKPLEDPVLDARRRAMPFVLCEYSHAGGNGPGGLPEYEELFDRYERCQGGFLWEWMEHGILRADGSYGYGGDFGEELHDGTYVLDGLVFPDLTPQPVLAEVHKVYEPVRLTIAGNTLTITNRYDVLDTSHLSLLWDVADEGVVVARGTLDFPVVPAGGAATIQLPELPAENHWLTIRAVLNHDTPWASAGHEVAFTQSHLTPSTPKPAAPAPTSAPAPAFAPVGRPGGPPLRRDGVELGPGWFDGRTGRLAGLSGWDVQHVPLELWRAPTQHDARTWDATTLDRKARWANAGLDRLRYRTVSVQPTADGLTVVTMVGAAASDARVLTTYQWTTDGRNLHAQVDVEPLGEWTVPWARLGVTFGVPAGFQTMTWFGLGPGQAYPDSRSAVRIGRYTRTIDDLQVPYLYPQENGARGDVRWAELSGSAGTLRLAGDPHLALTVRRWTIADLAAAEHPADLRPSDHVWITLDALQHGLGSPTSGAPILPPHDLQPRQHTFRFSLGS, encoded by the coding sequence GTGAACTACTGGGAAGATCCGGGTCCGGGGTACGGCGTCCTGCCGCCGCGTTCGGCGGTGCGCTCGGATGCGCCGCGGCTGAGTCTGAACGGGCAGTGGCGGTTCAAGCTGTCGCCGTCGGTGGGACCGACCGGGTTCGAGGCGGTGGACTTCGACGACTCGGACTGGGGCTGGCTGCCGGTGCCTTCGTCGTGGCCGTTGCACGGGCACGGGAGTCCGGCGTACACGAACCAGAAGTACCCGTTCCCGGTGGATCCGCCGTACGTGCCGGACGAGAACCCGACCGGGGACCATCGGCTGGTCTTCGAGCTGCCGGAGGCGTGGAGCGGGCCGACGGTGCTGCGGTTCGACGGGGTGGACTCGTGCGCGCGGGTCTGGCTGAACGGGGTCGAGCTCGGGGTGACGCGCGGTTCGCGGCTGCCGGCCGAGTTCGCGGTCGGCGACGTCCTGCGGCCGGGGCGGAACGTGCTCGCGGTCCGGGTCCACCAGTGGTCGTCGGGGTCGTACCTCGAGGACCAGGACATGTGGTGGCTGCCGGGCATCTTCCGGGACGTCACGCTGATCTCGCGACCGGCTTTCGGCACCGACGTGTTCGTGCACGCGGACTACGCCGACGGTGCCGGCGTACTGCGGGTCGAGTCGGCGCCGGGGGCGATCGTGCGGATCCCGGAGCTGGACGTCGAGGCTCCGTGCGGCGAGACGGTGACGATTCCGGGGGTCGAGCCGTGGTCGGCCGAGGTGCCGCGGCTGTACGACGCGGTCGTGGAGCTGCCCGGTGAGACGGTGTCGCTGCGGATCGGGTTCCGGACGGTCGAGATCGTCGACGGCGTCCTGCGGGTCAACGGGCGGCGGATCGTCTTCCGCGGGGTGAACCGGCACGAGCACGATCCCGTCTTCGGCCGCGCCGTACCTCTCGAGCGGATGCGCGAAGAGCTGCTGGTGATGAAGCGGCACAACATCAACGCGATCCGGACCAGCCACTACCCACCGGACTCGCGGCTGCTGGAGCTGTGCGACGAGCTCGGGTTCTGGGTGATGGACGAGTGCGACTACGAGACGCACGGGTTCTTCCTGCTCGACTGGCGCGGGAACCCGGCCGACGACCCGCGGTTCCTGGAAGCGTCGCTGGACCGGATGCGACGCACGGTGGAGCGGGACAAGAACCACCCGTGCGTGGTGATGTGGTCGCTCGGCAACGAGGCCGGCGTCGGGTCGAACCTGACCGCGATGGCGGCGTGGGCCCGGGACCGGGATCCGTCGCGGCCTGTGCATTACGAGGGCGATCTGACGTGTGCGGATGTGGACGTGTACAGCCGGATGTACGCCTCGCACGCTGAGGTGGAGGCGATCGGTAAGCGTGCCGAGAAGCCGCTGGAGGATCCCGTGCTGGACGCGCGGCGGCGGGCGATGCCGTTCGTGCTGTGCGAGTATTCGCATGCCGGAGGCAACGGTCCTGGCGGGTTGCCGGAGTACGAGGAGCTGTTCGACCGGTACGAGCGGTGCCAGGGCGGGTTCCTCTGGGAGTGGATGGAACACGGCATCCTGCGCGCCGACGGTTCGTACGGCTACGGCGGCGACTTCGGCGAGGAGCTCCACGACGGCACGTACGTGCTGGACGGGCTGGTCTTCCCGGATCTCACACCGCAGCCCGTACTGGCCGAGGTCCACAAGGTCTACGAGCCGGTGCGCCTGACGATCGCCGGCAACACGCTGACCATCACCAACCGGTACGACGTACTCGACACGTCCCACCTGTCGCTGCTCTGGGACGTCGCCGACGAAGGTGTGGTCGTTGCCCGCGGCACCCTGGACTTCCCCGTCGTCCCGGCGGGCGGCGCGGCCACGATCCAACTCCCGGAGCTACCCGCCGAGAACCACTGGCTGACGATCCGCGCCGTGCTAAACCACGACACCCCCTGGGCATCCGCCGGTCACGAGGTAGCCTTCACCCAATCCCACCTCACCCCTTCAACGCCCAAACCCGCCGCGCCCGCACCCACCTCGGCGCCGGCCCCCGCCTTCGCGCCCGTGGGCCGCCCCGGGGGTCCACCCCTGAGACGGGATGGTGTGGAGCTTGGGCCAGGCTGGTTCGACGGGCGCACGGGGCGGCTCGCCGGGTTGAGCGGGTGGGATGTCCAGCATGTGCCACTCGAGTTGTGGCGGGCGCCCACGCAGCACGACGCGCGGACCTGGGATGCTACGACGCTCGACCGGAAGGCGCGGTGGGCCAACGCGGGGCTGGATCGGCTGCGGTACCGGACTGTCTCCGTGCAGCCGACGGCCGACGGGCTGACCGTGGTGACGATGGTCGGTGCGGCGGCGTCCGACGCTCGGGTGCTGACGACGTACCAATGGACGACCGACGGGCGCAACCTGCACGCCCAGGTGGACGTCGAGCCGCTGGGCGAGTGGACGGTGCCGTGGGCGCGGCTGGGCGTGACGTTCGGCGTGCCGGCCGGGTTCCAGACCATGACCTGGTTCGGCCTCGGCCCGGGTCAGGCGTACCCGGACTCGCGGTCGGCGGTCCGGATCGGACGCTACACAAGGACGATCGACGACCTCCAGGTCCCGTACCTGTACCCGCAGGAGAACGGCGCCCGCGGCGACGTCCGCTGGGCCGAACTCTCCGGCAGCGCGGGCACACTCCGCCTGGCCGGCGACCCGCACCTGGCGTTGACCGTACGCCGCTGGACGATCGCCGACCTCGCCGCCGCCGAACACCCGGCGGACCTCCGCCCGAGCGACCACGTCTGGATCACCCTGGACGCGCTGCAGCACGGTCTCGGCTCACCGACCAGCGGCGCGCCGATCCTCCCGCCGCACGACCTGCAACCGCGGCAGCACACCTTCAGGTTCAGCTTGGGAAGCTGA